In Streptomyces sp. SID8374, one genomic interval encodes:
- a CDS encoding ABC transporter permease — protein MSFWEYLNTRHQQLLTDAFQHVSAVFQCMVIATVLGVVIGVVSYRSGWGGSLAITSTATILTIPSLAAIGLLIPLVGLGVAPTVITLTLYGLLPIVRNSIVGLRGVDPALVDAATGIGMSRVARLCRVELPLAWPPILTGIRVSTQMLMGIAAIAAYASGPGLGNEIFRGIASLGSANAINQVLAGTLGIVVLALLFDAAYVLLGRLTIPRGIRA, from the coding sequence GTGAGCTTCTGGGAGTATCTGAACACCCGCCACCAGCAGCTCCTCACGGACGCGTTCCAGCACGTCAGCGCGGTCTTCCAGTGCATGGTCATCGCCACCGTGCTGGGGGTGGTCATCGGGGTGGTGAGCTACCGCAGCGGCTGGGGCGGCTCGCTGGCCATCACCTCCACGGCGACGATCCTCACCATCCCCTCGCTGGCCGCGATCGGTCTGCTGATCCCGCTGGTCGGGCTGGGTGTCGCGCCGACGGTGATCACGCTGACGCTGTACGGGCTGCTGCCCATCGTCCGGAACTCCATCGTGGGGCTGCGGGGCGTCGATCCGGCGCTGGTCGACGCGGCGACGGGCATCGGGATGTCGCGGGTGGCCAGGCTCTGCCGGGTGGAGCTGCCGCTGGCCTGGCCGCCGATCCTGACCGGGATCCGGGTCTCGACCCAGATGCTGATGGGGATCGCCGCCATCGCCGCGTACGCCTCCGGGCCCGGCCTCGGCAACGAGATCTTCCGGGGCATCGCCTCGCTGGGCAGCGCCAACGCGATCAACCAGGTCCTGGCGGGCACGCTCGGCATCGTCGTCCTCGCCCTGCTCTTCGACGCCGCGTACGTCCTGCTGGGGCGGCTGACCATCCCGAGGGGGATCCGTGCCTGA